One part of the Marispirochaeta sp. genome encodes these proteins:
- a CDS encoding FN3 associated domain-containing protein produces MNRSRSLYILVSLLLVFSAAGLQGQSFRLSHFPGEYRHSILLEIESEADSRIYYRFANSKSSHFIPYCFPLELSAFSGEERTYRIEVSRKSIQDANEDIEVFEYLIDKRVPPSPQAKPGPGVYSGQTKVSFAPQDDSLYYVVDESIAEDPLLWRGDAIILNERETPYRISAYTRDSAGNLSEVAAWEYVVRQKKSERLESFQIISPVEGDYLNPQFLYVRSETLSDFAYTTDGTDPRRSGKSFSGGKMLDLRGDITLSVAGKLPDGGFTEVKTLRYSVGGGDDFPGIPVSGIYRDEKNLGFRQNPVHYTFEERIPTDDDPVTEGNITLFASPRGVISYSLRFISPDSAGKGNGHYRYFYLFDTRTPEAPLISIPGTAPYAEAPVISLSAPEYSRIHYTLNGSDPDANSQLYSGPFVPPLKSREGNLMVKAVAVAPGGITGPVAGRLVPYDLVPPEPPNVTVGKQGRDASLRIDVQLDGGSQAVFETGADEASTPAISTDSPVWRGENLQLPWGMSSRRFFRFAALDKAGNLSSPVTVEAEIHRIPPDMPSISFADGEVHISGSGELYYALERSGFRDEPEDVFLPFQDPLPLKGEAEKLIEYQVKAYAEDEQGARSDIACASYEIDRRLPELPRIIGLEDRRVYNSHVLKPGFSSLEEDLDVLYSLGTDAQEPDDPDSDSPSLRDLSIETEKGREVYYHLKLRPVFPRRGRLGRVSSFRFVVDRNPPEIPEIYGLPEGGITDDEVVLRLAEMPEDVSAFLLITDISDGHAAPEESDSPETDSPNNAEAYTTPRLIEVQEGKDRTFSINISVVDAAGNQSTLNTPLQLRIDRRLPAEPKITGIPEAGKSSSPLRIELIPPEDARAEYRILNQEDIPRAATLPFQIYEGPLELSGAEGECHIMQLEYRSFDAAGNRSIKTLRKVITLDRRKTAAPADPAVQYLDSGRAAELSWNVPPGNTLFYCIGEQSDWLIYRSPVALYVSPGERAVQVQSYLQSDSGVTSAVRTINIEPPVQEGESVFVRGAKNGGIYGNQVLLEPAVNLSGAYIRYELGLNSEPAQVNSFSPLLDKTVALNVPSGMEGRFSIRMGLYTSLESRVPVSGEHLQFTIDRLPPRPPLLTEIGGRVDDSTFKQIELEGEGDRILYSLDGGEPRTEYEDAIRLDTRGKSGESVVIRATALDRTGNRSSVREWKVLLDQDIIYVSESGNDLYEGTRLKPYRSLEKALEQAQSLNLSTLYIASGSYTVQRPLVISREIKIVGGLKPETWTAEGTSLIRTGEYFPDGSEILSVRKDCSIEALRFSDPDGKVKVPVAVQNANVFIQNIDADEDSAFDYLLRQDDGVVTAADTSISRGGRRGIFLNQGGSLNISGTNLTAPANLSGDWTAVTVQDGSLEAADTEIRPGGGSRSVAIHGEGAYLNLKRTELFSGSGSRSAIALRLVRGQATIIGGRITALEAQTPTAVSAEASRLDIKDAEIALGGQNGNTGLLLRDCELRMSNSSLTTLTEAGFSFMLRQRGGRTEILNCTASLAARGEPVLLDLEGGRLSMLHSTLLVSSSRERPTGVITRGGTQLFMTNSIVSNTAGPSGTALIGEKGDPWSIRNCNFGDWSSTAEYGGTGIPDPAALNRLDGEPLAGWIDGNIAESPRQSFSGGTYRLREDSACVNAGIESGKELPDIDGQKRPNPRHGIRPFPDIGADEFYPAR; encoded by the coding sequence ATGAACCGAAGCAGGAGCCTGTACATTCTGGTATCTTTACTGCTGGTCTTTTCTGCAGCGGGACTGCAGGGACAGTCGTTCCGTTTGTCGCATTTTCCCGGCGAGTACAGGCACTCCATACTGCTTGAAATAGAAAGCGAAGCCGATTCACGAATCTACTACCGTTTCGCCAACAGTAAAAGCTCTCATTTTATACCCTACTGTTTTCCCCTGGAATTGAGCGCTTTTTCCGGGGAGGAAAGGACTTATCGGATTGAGGTATCCCGCAAGTCAATTCAGGATGCGAATGAAGATATTGAGGTATTTGAATATCTGATCGACAAGCGTGTTCCTCCATCTCCCCAGGCAAAGCCTGGACCAGGCGTCTATTCCGGGCAAACCAAGGTCTCTTTCGCGCCCCAGGACGATTCCCTGTACTATGTCGTGGACGAAAGTATAGCGGAAGATCCGCTGCTCTGGAGGGGAGACGCAATTATTTTAAACGAGCGGGAAACCCCATACAGAATCTCCGCCTATACCAGGGATTCCGCTGGAAACCTGAGCGAAGTAGCAGCCTGGGAGTATGTGGTCCGGCAGAAGAAATCTGAAAGACTGGAGTCGTTTCAGATTATAAGTCCCGTGGAGGGCGACTATCTTAATCCTCAGTTTCTTTACGTCAGGAGCGAGACCCTTTCCGACTTTGCCTATACCACCGATGGAACAGATCCTCGTCGTTCCGGAAAAAGTTTTTCCGGGGGAAAAATGCTGGATCTCCGGGGAGATATTACTCTGTCCGTAGCCGGGAAACTTCCGGATGGCGGGTTCACAGAAGTAAAAACCCTGCGGTATTCGGTAGGAGGAGGCGATGATTTTCCAGGTATTCCGGTATCCGGTATATACAGGGACGAAAAAAACCTTGGTTTCAGGCAGAATCCGGTTCATTATACCTTTGAGGAGCGCATTCCCACAGATGACGATCCAGTGACCGAAGGGAATATTACCCTGTTCGCGTCTCCCCGGGGTGTGATTTCCTATTCCCTGCGTTTTATTTCCCCGGACAGCGCAGGAAAAGGGAACGGACATTACCGATATTTTTATCTTTTTGATACCCGTACACCCGAAGCTCCCCTGATCAGCATACCCGGGACAGCACCTTATGCCGAAGCTCCTGTAATCTCCCTGTCTGCACCTGAATACAGCAGGATCCATTACACCCTGAACGGTTCCGATCCCGATGCCAACTCACAGCTGTATTCCGGTCCCTTTGTTCCTCCCCTGAAGAGCAGGGAAGGGAATCTGATGGTAAAAGCAGTTGCTGTTGCTCCCGGTGGCATAACCGGACCCGTCGCCGGACGGCTTGTGCCCTACGATCTGGTGCCGCCGGAGCCCCCGAATGTAACAGTTGGTAAACAGGGCCGGGATGCTTCGTTAAGGATTGATGTGCAGCTCGATGGCGGATCACAAGCTGTGTTCGAAACTGGAGCAGATGAAGCCTCTACCCCGGCGATTTCGACAGACTCCCCCGTATGGCGCGGCGAGAACCTGCAGCTGCCCTGGGGAATGAGTTCCCGGCGATTCTTCCGCTTTGCTGCCCTGGATAAGGCCGGTAACCTCTCCTCTCCGGTTACAGTGGAAGCCGAGATTCATCGTATTCCGCCCGACATGCCCTCAATCTCTTTTGCAGACGGAGAGGTCCACATTTCCGGCAGCGGTGAACTCTATTATGCTTTGGAGCGTTCCGGTTTCAGGGATGAGCCGGAAGACGTTTTTCTCCCTTTTCAGGATCCGTTGCCGTTGAAGGGAGAGGCGGAGAAACTGATAGAGTACCAGGTAAAGGCCTACGCTGAAGACGAGCAGGGTGCTCGCAGTGACATTGCCTGTGCGTCGTACGAGATAGACAGGCGCCTTCCCGAATTGCCTCGTATTATCGGACTGGAAGACCGCCGGGTATACAACAGCCATGTTCTCAAGCCGGGATTCAGCAGTCTGGAGGAGGACCTGGATGTTCTCTATTCCCTGGGAACAGACGCGCAGGAACCGGATGATCCGGACTCCGATTCTCCCAGTCTCCGGGACTTGAGTATTGAAACGGAGAAGGGCAGGGAAGTCTATTATCACCTCAAGCTGCGTCCGGTGTTTCCCCGCCGAGGCCGCCTTGGACGGGTCAGCTCCTTCAGATTCGTGGTGGACAGGAATCCTCCTGAAATTCCGGAAATTTACGGCCTCCCGGAGGGGGGTATCACTGACGATGAAGTTGTACTTCGGCTTGCTGAAATGCCCGAGGATGTGTCTGCATTTCTTCTTATTACTGATATCAGCGACGGTCATGCTGCACCGGAAGAATCCGATTCCCCTGAGACGGATTCCCCGAATAACGCGGAAGCTTATACAACACCCAGGCTGATTGAGGTTCAAGAGGGGAAAGACCGGACTTTCTCCATAAACATAAGCGTTGTCGACGCAGCAGGCAACCAAAGCACCTTGAACACTCCCCTGCAGCTGCGGATCGATCGACGCCTTCCCGCAGAACCAAAAATTACCGGTATTCCTGAAGCGGGGAAATCAAGTTCTCCCTTACGCATAGAGCTCATTCCTCCCGAAGACGCCCGGGCCGAGTACCGAATCCTGAACCAGGAGGATATTCCCCGGGCAGCAACGCTGCCGTTTCAAATCTACGAGGGGCCCCTGGAGCTCAGCGGTGCGGAGGGTGAGTGCCATATTATGCAGCTTGAGTACCGCAGCTTTGATGCAGCCGGTAACCGTTCCATAAAGACCCTGCGGAAGGTCATCACACTCGACCGACGCAAAACAGCTGCTCCTGCGGATCCTGCAGTACAGTACCTCGATTCAGGCCGCGCGGCGGAACTCAGCTGGAACGTCCCTCCTGGAAACACCCTCTTCTATTGTATTGGAGAGCAGAGTGACTGGTTGATATACAGATCCCCTGTGGCCCTGTATGTGTCTCCCGGAGAGCGCGCTGTACAGGTTCAGTCTTATCTGCAAAGCGACTCCGGTGTGACCTCTGCCGTTCGGACTATCAATATTGAGCCACCGGTACAGGAAGGTGAATCTGTTTTTGTCCGGGGGGCAAAGAATGGAGGCATATACGGCAACCAGGTGCTCCTTGAGCCCGCAGTAAACCTGTCCGGGGCGTATATACGCTATGAACTCGGGCTTAATTCTGAACCTGCTCAGGTAAATTCATTTTCTCCCCTTTTGGACAAGACAGTTGCCCTGAATGTTCCATCCGGAATGGAGGGCAGGTTCTCCATCCGTATGGGGCTTTATACATCTCTGGAATCAAGAGTGCCTGTGTCCGGGGAGCATCTGCAGTTCACCATAGACCGTCTTCCTCCCCGTCCGCCCCTTTTAACAGAAATAGGCGGACGGGTTGATGATTCCACTTTCAAACAGATCGAACTGGAAGGAGAAGGCGACCGGATTCTTTATAGTCTTGACGGCGGGGAACCCCGTACAGAATACGAGGATGCGATACGCCTTGATACCCGGGGTAAATCAGGTGAATCTGTTGTTATTCGCGCCACGGCTCTGGACCGGACGGGTAACCGGAGCAGCGTACGGGAATGGAAGGTCCTTCTTGATCAGGATATCATATATGTTTCGGAAAGCGGAAACGACCTGTATGAGGGGACACGGCTTAAGCCCTACAGGTCCCTGGAGAAGGCCCTGGAACAGGCGCAGTCTCTCAATCTCAGTACTCTGTACATCGCTTCAGGATCGTACACCGTACAGCGCCCCCTGGTAATCAGCCGGGAGATTAAAATTGTCGGCGGACTCAAACCGGAAACCTGGACAGCAGAAGGGACCTCCCTGATCCGGACCGGGGAGTATTTCCCTGACGGCAGCGAAATCCTGTCTGTCAGAAAAGACTGCAGCATTGAGGCTCTGCGTTTCAGTGATCCGGATGGAAAAGTTAAGGTCCCTGTGGCTGTTCAGAACGCGAATGTGTTCATACAGAATATTGATGCGGATGAGGACAGTGCTTTTGATTATCTGCTGCGCCAGGATGACGGGGTTGTTACAGCAGCTGATACCAGCATATCCCGCGGAGGGCGTCGCGGTATCTTTCTGAACCAGGGGGGCAGCCTGAACATCTCAGGTACCAACCTCACTGCTCCGGCGAACCTTTCCGGGGACTGGACTGCCGTAACAGTTCAGGACGGCAGCCTTGAAGCGGCGGATACGGAAATACGGCCCGGAGGAGGCTCCCGCAGCGTCGCAATCCATGGAGAAGGCGCCTACCTGAACCTGAAAAGAACAGAGCTCTTCTCCGGCTCCGGAAGCAGATCAGCCATAGCTCTGCGCCTGGTCCGCGGACAGGCGACCATAATCGGGGGCAGGATCACTGCTTTGGAGGCTCAGACCCCGACAGCGGTATCCGCTGAAGCTTCGCGGCTGGACATCAAGGATGCCGAGATTGCCCTTGGAGGGCAGAACGGGAACACCGGTCTGCTGCTGAGAGACTGTGAACTAAGAATGAGTAACTCCAGTCTTACTACCCTGACCGAAGCAGGTTTCAGCTTTATGCTGCGGCAGCGGGGGGGGCGTACGGAAATTCTGAACTGTACCGCGTCGCTGGCCGCCCGGGGTGAACCGGTGCTGCTTGACCTTGAGGGCGGAAGGCTCAGTATGCTCCATTCCACCCTGCTGGTTTCCTCATCAAGAGAGAGACCGACCGGTGTCATAACCCGCGGGGGCACCCAGCTTTTTATGACCAACAGCATCGTCTCCAATACCGCGGGTCCTTCCGGTACAGCCCTGATCGGAGAAAAGGGTGACCCCTGGAGCATTCGTAACTGTAATTTTGGAGACTGGTCAAGTACCGCGGAATACGGCGGAACGGGGATACCGGACCCGGCGGCCCTGAACAGACTGGACGGTGAACCTCTGGCCGGCTGGATCGATGGCAATATAGCCGAATCGCCCCGGCAGAGTTTTTCCGGCGGAACCTACCGTTTGCGGGAGGACTCCGCCTGTGTCAACGCCGGAATTGAGTCTGGAAAGGAACTGCCTGACATTGACGGACAAAAAAGGCCCAATCCCCGGCATGGGATCAGGCCGTTTCCGGATATCGGGGCCGACGAGTTTTATCCGGCCCGCTGA
- the folD gene encoding bifunctional methylenetetrahydrofolate dehydrogenase/methenyltetrahydrofolate cyclohydrolase FolD, producing MAKLIDGKQIAVKIREELKSRIDKLKAQGVTPGLGVVLVGEDPASVSYVTAKERACAELGMFSSETRLPADTGEAELLSRINSMNQDPKLHGILVQLPLPRHMDEQKIIMAIDPEKDVDGFHPVNAGKMLLGQDCYLPCTPNGILKLLEESDVETSGAEVVVLGRSNIVGKPVANLLFRKANPGNATVTVCHTATRNLKEHTLQADILIVAAGRPGTVTGDMVKEGAVVIDVGVNRIPDESKKRGYRLEGDVDFASVSQKAALITPVPGGVGPMTITMLLLNTVAAAEKRL from the coding sequence ATGGCTAAATTGATCGACGGTAAACAGATAGCAGTAAAAATCCGGGAAGAGCTGAAATCCCGTATCGATAAGCTTAAAGCACAGGGGGTGACTCCGGGGCTGGGGGTCGTGCTTGTGGGGGAGGACCCCGCCAGTGTCTCCTACGTAACCGCCAAGGAGCGGGCCTGCGCAGAACTTGGAATGTTTTCATCGGAAACCCGCCTGCCTGCGGATACCGGCGAGGCTGAACTTCTTTCCCGTATCAATTCCATGAATCAGGACCCCAAACTCCACGGGATTCTGGTGCAGCTTCCACTTCCCCGGCACATGGATGAGCAGAAGATCATCATGGCCATTGATCCTGAAAAGGATGTGGACGGATTCCACCCCGTAAACGCCGGCAAAATGCTGCTTGGTCAGGACTGTTATCTGCCCTGTACTCCCAACGGCATTCTCAAGCTGCTGGAAGAGTCGGATGTAGAGACCTCCGGTGCCGAGGTCGTTGTTCTCGGGCGCAGCAACATTGTGGGTAAACCGGTTGCCAATCTGCTCTTCCGCAAAGCCAACCCCGGCAACGCCACGGTTACCGTCTGTCATACTGCCACACGAAACCTCAAGGAACATACCCTGCAGGCGGACATCCTTATTGTTGCCGCCGGCCGGCCGGGCACCGTTACCGGTGATATGGTCAAAGAAGGGGCTGTGGTAATTGATGTGGGGGTAAACCGTATCCCCGACGAGAGTAAAAAACGGGGCTACCGCCTGGAAGGCGATGTTGATTTTGCCTCGGTCTCGCAAAAGGCCGCTCTTATTACCCCTGTTCCCGGGGGGGTCGGGCCCATGACCATTACCATGCTGCTGTTGAATACTGTTGCAGCTGCGGAGAAAAGACTGTGA
- a CDS encoding IMP cyclohydrolase, whose product MANQANRKQYSRILDEDFPRELTIGLRDERGEQQLVYEKVVWTIDKDTRGLRYGENPDQPAALYRLVNGNLTLGELSSIQPGRYLASEAELLQSGKHPGKINITDVDNALNILRYFTDSPAAVIVKHNNPCGAALDGSLETAYRKALMADRIAAFGGAVVVNRPLDPATAGAICESYCEVVAAPEFEAGVMELFAKKKNLRVMRIGNISRLQQYVGARVLDFKSLMDGGIVLQWSFMPKPILPEELKPAESEYKGHSYSVRRAPTAAEKQDMIFGWYLESGITSNSVIYVKDGVSVGIGTGEQDRVGVAEIARDKAYRKLEDRICWERHATPFALLENSSVKEAIRDEVRTLHGGLEGAVMVSDAFFPFRDGAEVGLKEGVSAIIQPGGSLRDFETIEAVNEYGATMVYTGQRSFRH is encoded by the coding sequence ATGGCGAACCAGGCAAACAGAAAGCAGTACAGCAGAATATTGGACGAAGACTTTCCGCGGGAGCTTACTATCGGTCTAAGGGACGAACGGGGCGAACAGCAGCTGGTATACGAAAAGGTGGTCTGGACAATAGATAAAGATACCCGGGGCCTGCGATACGGGGAAAATCCGGACCAGCCGGCAGCCCTTTACCGGCTGGTAAACGGCAACCTGACCCTCGGAGAGTTAAGCTCAATCCAGCCGGGCCGCTACCTGGCATCGGAGGCAGAGCTGCTTCAGAGCGGCAAGCACCCGGGAAAGATCAATATTACCGACGTGGACAATGCCCTGAATATTCTGCGGTACTTCACCGACAGTCCCGCGGCGGTAATCGTAAAGCACAACAACCCCTGCGGTGCTGCCCTGGACGGCAGCCTGGAAACCGCCTACCGAAAGGCCCTGATGGCCGACCGGATTGCCGCTTTCGGCGGCGCGGTTGTGGTAAACCGGCCCCTGGACCCGGCGACAGCCGGGGCCATTTGTGAAAGCTACTGCGAAGTAGTCGCCGCCCCGGAGTTCGAAGCCGGGGTTATGGAACTCTTTGCAAAAAAGAAAAACTTAAGGGTAATGCGCATCGGGAATATTTCCCGTCTGCAGCAGTATGTGGGAGCCAGGGTTCTTGATTTCAAGTCCCTTATGGACGGCGGAATCGTACTGCAGTGGTCCTTTATGCCGAAACCGATATTACCGGAGGAACTCAAACCCGCGGAAAGCGAATACAAAGGGCACAGCTACTCTGTCAGGCGGGCTCCAACGGCTGCTGAAAAACAGGATATGATTTTCGGCTGGTATCTGGAATCGGGGATCACCAGTAATTCGGTTATTTACGTCAAGGACGGTGTATCTGTAGGGATCGGTACGGGAGAACAGGACCGGGTGGGGGTTGCGGAAATTGCCAGGGACAAGGCATACCGTAAACTGGAGGACCGGATCTGCTGGGAGCGTCACGCGACGCCTTTTGCCTTACTGGAGAACTCCTCTGTCAAAGAGGCCATCCGCGATGAGGTCCGGACGCTGCACGGGGGTCTGGAAGGGGCGGTAATGGTTTCCGATGCCTTTTTTCCCTTTCGTGACGGCGCGGAAGTCGGACTTAAAGAAGGCGTGTCAGCGATTATACAGCCTGGCGGTTCCCTGCGGGATTTCGAGACCATCGAAGCAGTAAACGAATACGGAGCCACCATGGTGTACACCGGTCAGCGCTCATTCAGGCATTAG